A region from the Rosa rugosa chromosome 6, drRosRugo1.1, whole genome shotgun sequence genome encodes:
- the LOC133714920 gene encoding probable isoaspartyl peptidase/L-asparaginase 3 isoform X1 gives MATKTLSSTCFLTLTLLLLFLVKGHQALNSGQYPLVVSTWPFVEAVRAAWRAVDNGLSAVDAVVEGCSACEELRCDGTVGPGGSPDENGETTIDALVMDGVTMEVGAVAAMRYVKDGIKAARLVMQHTEHTLLVGEQASVFAISMGLPGPTNLSSSESMEKWIKWKENHCQPNFWKDVVPKGGCGPYHAKDFVGLYDETCSNTTPVGNIRSSSHIGLHNHDTISMAVIDKMGHIAVGTSTNGATFKIPGRVGDGPIAGSSSYADDEVGGCGATGDGDIMMRFLPCYQVVESMRLGMEPKLAAKDAISRIARKFPDFVGAVFAINKNGVHAGACHGWTFQYSVRNPDMDDVKVYTVLP, from the exons ATGGCTACCAAAACCCTGAGCTCTACCTGTTTCTTGACCCTTACACTTTTACTTCTCTTCCTG GTAAAAGGGCACCAAGCTTTGAATTCTGGGCAATACCCTCTGGTGGTGAGCACTTGGCCTTTCGTAGAGGCTGTCAGAGCTGCTTGGAGGGCTGTTGATAATGGGCTTTCTGCAGTTGATGCAGTTGTTGAGGGCTGTTCGGCTTGTGAGGAACTCAGATGTGATGGTACAG TTGGGCCTGGTGGGAGTCCAGATGAGAATGGAGAGACGACAATCGATGCTCTGGTCATGGATGGG GTGACGATGGAGGTTGGAGCTGTTGCTGCCATGAGGTATGTCAAAGATGGAATCAAAGCTGCTAGGTTAGTTATGCAACATACTGAACACACTCTGCTAGTTGGAGAGCAAGCCTCAGTGTTTGCTATTTCAATGGGTCTTCCAGGACCAACAAACCTTAGTTCATCAGAGTCGATGGAGAAGTGGattaaatggaaagaaaatcaCTGCCAACCTAACTTTTGGAAAGACGTTGTACCTAAAGGTGGATGTGGCCCTTATCATGCAAAGGACTTTGTAGGCCTTTATGATGAGACATGTTCAAATACCACTCCAGTAGGCAATATTAGATCCAGTTCTCATATTGGTCTTCACAACCATGACACCATATCAATGGCAGTTATTGATAAA ATGGGTCACATTGCTGTTGGTACCTCGACTAATGGAGCCACATTCAAGATCCCAGGGAG GGTGGGTGATGGACCTATTGCAGGATCTTCTTCATATGCTGATGATGAAGTGGGTGGTTGTGGTGCAACTGGAGATGGTGACATCATGATGCGTTTCCTTCCATG TTATCAAGTTGTGGAGAGTATGAGATTAGGGATGGAGCCTAAGCTTGCTGCCAAGGATGCAATATCACGCATTGCACGAAAATTCCCTGATTTTGTGGGAGCCGTTTTTGCAATTAATAAGAACGGCGTGCATGCTGGTGCTTGCCATGGGTGGACATTTCAGTACTCGGTGAGAAACCCAGACATGGATGATGTGAAGGTTTACACGGTATTGCCCTAA
- the LOC133714920 gene encoding probable isoaspartyl peptidase/L-asparaginase 3 isoform X2, whose product MEVGAVAAMRYVKDGIKAARLVMQHTEHTLLVGEQASVFAISMGLPGPTNLSSSESMEKWIKWKENHCQPNFWKDVVPKGGCGPYHAKDFVGLYDETCSNTTPVGNIRSSSHIGLHNHDTISMAVIDKMGHIAVGTSTNGATFKIPGRVGDGPIAGSSSYADDEVGGCGATGDGDIMMRFLPCYQVVESMRLGMEPKLAAKDAISRIARKFPDFVGAVFAINKNGVHAGACHGWTFQYSVRNPDMDDVKVYTVLP is encoded by the exons ATGGAGGTTGGAGCTGTTGCTGCCATGAGGTATGTCAAAGATGGAATCAAAGCTGCTAGGTTAGTTATGCAACATACTGAACACACTCTGCTAGTTGGAGAGCAAGCCTCAGTGTTTGCTATTTCAATGGGTCTTCCAGGACCAACAAACCTTAGTTCATCAGAGTCGATGGAGAAGTGGattaaatggaaagaaaatcaCTGCCAACCTAACTTTTGGAAAGACGTTGTACCTAAAGGTGGATGTGGCCCTTATCATGCAAAGGACTTTGTAGGCCTTTATGATGAGACATGTTCAAATACCACTCCAGTAGGCAATATTAGATCCAGTTCTCATATTGGTCTTCACAACCATGACACCATATCAATGGCAGTTATTGATAAA ATGGGTCACATTGCTGTTGGTACCTCGACTAATGGAGCCACATTCAAGATCCCAGGGAG GGTGGGTGATGGACCTATTGCAGGATCTTCTTCATATGCTGATGATGAAGTGGGTGGTTGTGGTGCAACTGGAGATGGTGACATCATGATGCGTTTCCTTCCATG TTATCAAGTTGTGGAGAGTATGAGATTAGGGATGGAGCCTAAGCTTGCTGCCAAGGATGCAATATCACGCATTGCACGAAAATTCCCTGATTTTGTGGGAGCCGTTTTTGCAATTAATAAGAACGGCGTGCATGCTGGTGCTTGCCATGGGTGGACATTTCAGTACTCGGTGAGAAACCCAGACATGGATGATGTGAAGGTTTACACGGTATTGCCCTAA
- the LOC133715258 gene encoding putative disease resistance protein At3g14460 has protein sequence MGEAVLGAFLPVLLEKLADREVIEYFGRLKGVDKKVLKKWRTTLTEIDAVLSDAEEKQLTERRVKLWLDDLRDLAYDVQDILDIFDTKMLKRRIERQQGSTSKSSISYLCKPKFNFSLNSEIKKISDRLEEITTGKEQFGLKKLGVSTKPWKMPQTTSQLEEPVIGRDEAKTRIVDKLLSKEEHSTSSFQNFQVVAIVGTPGVGKTTLAKHVFNDTATEQFYPKGWVSVSDDFDLLRVAAAILESVTSGDVKESKELNSVQEKLSNKLAGKKFLIVLDDVWNTCSYGQWRTLQSAFRVGAAGSKIIVTTRDANVAKMMGDTEAHNLEPMSEDDCWRIFMHHAPLNNTTQDVELLKKKIIVKCNGLPLAARTLGGLLRSKTIDAWEEILDHEMWNLADRQTDDILPALKLSYHYLPSHLKRCFTYCSILPNDYEFGEMQLILLWMAEGLILQQSKENKQMEDLGREYFQELVSRSLFQKSSKGKSRSLFQKSSKGKSRYIMHDLITDLARWAAGNSCSRLEDMQNFDSQLPKVRHSSYIRGEYDGVKKFEVYSEAIRLRTFLPLSLSDYYHSDYLAQRVTSDLLPKLQYLRLLSLNGYQITELPNTIGKLKHLRYLDLSHTLIRSLPDSTTTLYNLQTLILDGCSRLEALPTSMRNLVNLRHLINSDASSLEEMPPQLGRLTNLQTLPNFVIGNGSGSGVREIGSLLRLQGTLHLSRLENVAYVEDARSASLKSKEGLEALFLSWSSSSDSTEIANHVLDMLQPHTKLKELTIKGYAGLKFSTWIGDPSFSNMVRVRLEGCHHCQFLPPFGQLHSLKELYIERMDAVESVGIEFYGEGNLPFQALETLEFQNLKNWKKWSACQQNEGVGVFSCLKKLSISDCPKLEGSLPEKLDSLAQLQISGCEELVVSISNYKQLHESDINNCKMVVYDTSPVLLDLLERLTFSNVSELRFEREAFMKSLKNVKELKITGCEELTCSFQNEDRLLQHLISLGRLCIEDNSALVEKLGKEAEQLVQLQILDCKLERLELSKCGSLLKVPEGLHHLASLQVLHIKGCSSLVSFPDVGLPPCLKVLEISDCPSLLFLLCKGQLPRALKQLLISNCRQLESITERFLDDTCQLEQIDISSCPNLKSLPEGLCHLTNLQSLCIVFCHSLVSLPRMSVWPRNMVIVSHQKLEVEHLLRDMMHTEILMINYCEGLTTTSFPPNLTSLSIGMIKNCKALMESQGLHRLASLRELQIYGGEDDRGLVSFPPGENSKEKEMLLPRSLVELRIGGFPNLKKLSKGFQVLTSLERLLIWDCPKLTTIPEEGLPLSLTQLEIRCCPLLAERCKGRYRPKIAHIPCVLIKGSSI, from the coding sequence atGGGAGAGGCTGTTCTTGGGGCATTCCTCCCGGTGCTGCTTGAGAAGTTGGCGGATCGAGAGGTCATTGAGTACTTCGGACGCCTTAAGGGGGTCGACAAAAAGGTGCTGAAGAAATGGAGAACAACTTTGACTGAAATTGACGCGGTGCTGAGTGATGCGGAGGAGAAGCAACTAACAGAAAGACGAGTGAAACTATGGCTAGATGATCTCAGAGATTTGGCTTACGATGTTCAAGACATATTGGACATATTTGATACTAAAATGCTGAAGCGAAGGATAGAAAGACAACAAGGAAGCACAAGTAAGTCATCGATCAGCTACCTCTGTAAACCAAAGTTCAATTTTAGTTTGAACTCAGAGATCAAGAAGATAAGTGATCGACTAGAAGAGATAACTACTGGAAAAGAGCAATTTGGTCTGAAGAAACTTGGAGTGTCTACCAAGCCATGGAAAATGCCACAAACTACTTCTCAACTAGAAGAACCTGTAATCGGAAGGGATGAAGCAAAAACACGTATTGTTGACAAATTGCTGTCAAAAGAAGAGCATTCTACCAGcagttttcaaaattttcaagtAGTTGCCATTGTTGGTACGCCTGGTGTCGGAAAGACAACACTTGCTAAACATGTGTTCAACGACACTGCAACAGAACAGTTTTACCCAAAGGGATGGGTGTCTGTGTCTGACGATTTTGACCTTCTAAGGGTGGCAGCAGCAATTCTTGAATCTGTCACTTCAGGTGATGTGAAGGAATCCAAAGAGCTCAATTCAGTTCAGGAGAAGTTGAGCAATAAATTGGCTGGCAAGAAGTTTTTAATTGTTCTAGATGATGTCTGGAACACATGTAGTTATGGTCAATGGAGAACACTGCAGTCCGCCTTTCGTGTTGGAGCAGCAGGAAGCAAGATCATTGTGACGACACGTGATGCGAACGTTGCAAAGATGATGGGAGACACTGAAGCTCATAACTTGGAGCCGATGTCAGAAGATGATTGTTGGAGAATCTTTATGCACCATGCACCCTTAAACAATACAACTCAAGATGTTGAGTTACTGAAGAAGAAAATTATAGTAAAATGCAATGGATTGCCGTTGGCTGCAAGGACTCTTGGTGGTTTATTACGTTCCAAAACAATAGACGCATGGGAAGAAATACTAGACCACGAGATGTGGAATCTAGCAGACCGCCAGACGGATGATATCCTTCCAGCATTGAAATTGAGCTATCATTATCTCCCTTCACATTTAAAACGGTGTTTCACGTACTGCTCAATACTTCCGAATGATTATGAATTTGGGGAGATGCAATTGATCCTGTTGTGGATGGCAGAGGGTTTGATTCTGCAGCAATCAAAGGAAAATAAACAAATGGAAGATTTGGGCCGTGAATATTTTCAAGAGTTGGTGTCTAGGTCATTATTTCAAAAGTCAAGCAAAGGAAAGTCTAGGTCATTATTTCAAAAGTCAAGCAAAGGAAAGTCACGATACATAATGCATGACCTCATCACTGATTTAGCACGCTGGGCTGCAGGAAATTCATGTTCTAGATTGGAGGATATGCAGAATTTTGACTCACAACTGCCCAAGGTTCGTCATTCGTCTTACATTCGTGGTGAGTATGATGGGGTTAAAAAGTTTGAGGTCTATTCTGAAGCTATACGTTTGCGGACATTCTTACCACTATCACTATCAGATTATTACCACTCTGATTATCTGGCTCAAAGGGTTACTTCTGATTTATTGCCCAAACTCCAATACTTACGACTGCTCTCTTTGAATGGATATCAAATAACCGAGCTGCCAAATACAATTGGTAAATTGAAGCATCTACGGTATCTTGATCTTTCTCACACTCTAATAAGAAGTTTGCCAGACTCAACGACCACTCTTTACAACTTACAAACATTGATATTGGACGGATGTTCTCGATTGGAGGCACTACCCACAAGCATGAGGAATCTAGTAAATCTGCGTCACCTCATCAATTCGGATGCATCTTCATTGGAAGAAATGCCTCCTCAGCTTGGTCGATTGACTAATCTCCAAACATTGCCTAATTTTGTTATTGGCAATGGTAGTGGATCAGGAGTAAGAGAGATTGGGTCATTGTTGCGCCTGCAAGGGACATTGCACCTCTCAAGACTAGAGAATGTGGCTTATGTCGAGGATGCTAGAAGTGCCAGCTTAAAGAGCAAGGAGGGGCTTGAAGCTCTGTTTCTTTCGTGGTCTTCTTCAAGTGACTCAACAGAAATTGCAAACCATGTGCTTGACATGTTACAACCTCATACCAAACTCAAAGAGCTCACCATCAAAGGTTATGCCGGATTGAAATTTTCAACATGGATTGGAGACCCTTCATTCTCTAATATGGTGCGTGTAAGGTTAGAAGGTTGTCATCATTGTCAATTCTTGCCACCATTCGGACAGTTGCATTCTCTCAAAGAACTTTATATAGAAAGAATGGATGCAGTGGAAAGTGTTGGTATTGAGTTTTATGGAGAAGGTAACTTGCCGTTTCAAGCTTTAGAGACCCTTGAGTTTCAGAATCTGAAAAATTGGAAGAAGTGGTCTGCTTGCCAACAAAATGAGGGGGTTGGGGTTTTCTCTTGCCTGAAAAAGCTTTCCATCAGCGACTGCCCCAAATTGGAGGGTAGTTTACCGGAGAAGCTTGATTCATTAGCACAGCTTCAGATATCTGGATGTGAGGAATTGGTGGTTTCAATATCCAATTATAAACAGCTTCATGAATCAGACATCAACAATTGCAAGATGGTGGTTTACGACACAAGTCCAGTTCTCTTGGACTTACTAGAGAGGTTGACATTTTCAAATGTTTCAGAGCTGAGATTCGAAAGAGAGGCGTTCATGAAAAGCTTGAAAAATGTTAAAGAGTTGAAGATTACTGGTTGTGAGGAGCTGACATGTTCCTTTCAGAATGAGGATAGATTACTGCAACATTTGATTTCTCTTGGTCGTTTGTGTATTGAAGACAACTCTGCACTTGTTGAAAAGCTAGGGAAAGAAGCAGAGCAGTTGGTGCAATTGCAAATACTGGATTGCAAGCTTGAACGTCTGGAATTAAGCAAGTGTGGAAGCCTTTTGAAGGTGCCAGAAGGATTGCATCACCTTGCGTCTCTTCAAGTGCTTCACATAAAGGGATGTTCAAGTCTTGTTTCTTTTCCGGATGTTGGTCTGCCACCTTGTCTTAAAGTTTTAGAGATATCGGACTGTCCATCTCTGTTGTTTTTATTATGCAAAGGCCAATTACCCAGGGCTCTTAAACAGCTTTTGATAAGTAATTGTAGACAGCTGGAGTCAATAACTGAGAGGTTCCTCGATGACACCTGTCAACTCGAACAAATTGACATCTCATCATGCCCAAACCTTAAATCCTTACCTGAGGGACTGTGCCACCTCACCAATCTTCAGTCATTATGTATTGTGTTTTGTCATAGTCTGGTTTCGTTGCCGAGAATGAGTGTGTGGCCAAGAAACATGGTGATCGTTTCTCACCAGAAATTGGAGGTGGAACACTTGCTGAGAGACATGATGCACACTGAGATATTGATGATTAATTACTGTGAAGGTTTGACTACTACTTCCTTCCCCCCCAACCTAACATCACTTTCAATTGGGATGATCAAGAATTGTAAGGCGCTGATGGAATCTCAAGGGTTGCACAGACTCGCCTCTTTGAGAGAATTGCAGATCTACGGTGGTGAAGATGATCGAGGTTTGGTGTCCTTTCCACCTGGTGAGAATTCGAAGGAGAAGGAGATGCTGCTCCCCAGATCTCTTGTTGAATTGAGAATTGGAGGCTTCCCAAATCTAAAGAAACTGAGCAAGGGCTTTCAAGTCCTCACCTCTCTTGAGCGTCTTCTCATCTGGGACTGTCCGAAGCTTACAACCATTCCAGAGGAGGGCCTGCCTCTTTCACTTACTCAACTTGAGATTCGCTGCTGTCCTCTACTTGCAGAGAGATGCAAAGGACGATACCGGCCCAAGATAGCACACATCCCTTGCGTACTAATTAAGGGCTCCTCGATCTAG
- the LOC133717903 gene encoding uncharacterized Rho GTPase-activating protein At5g61530 isoform X1, translating to MPSAVSPRWQEKATGFFSTSGVKIKEAGQTAGTFVEEVTKDAKVNVSDMAGRVGSMFKSRWAILQQPSTRQAVQERLITAAATTGTLFRKGLSETKDKVSVGKIKVEEVAKKTAQKSKTILTDIERWQKGVASTDVFGVPIEVTVQRQQSSRPIPHILVNCADYLILSGLNTPYLFKGEGDKKVIQQLISMYNQDSNASIPEGVSSIDVAALVKCYLATLPEPLTTLELYNEIRGARSSINAMRNTLKKLPTVNYTTLEFITALLLRVSQKSVLNKMDTQSLAMEMAPVIIWQKGRAPDLYKKYWNQPFKGLSKKNSDPEPTYSAWDMLSDEGDTVDDSIPLDDGVPIDLGAIEVVQCLMEHHNAIFTDANETVWR from the exons ATGCCTTCGGCTGTTTCGCCGCGGTGGCAAGAGAAGGCTACTGGTTTCTTTTCTACCTCAG GGGTGAAGATTAAGGAAGCTGGACAAACTGCTGGGACATTTGTTGAGGAGGTCACTAAGGATGCTAAAGTTAATGTGTCTGATATGGCAGGACGAGTTGGGTCAATGTTCAAGAGTCGATGGGCAATTCTTCAGCAGCCGTCGACTAGACAAGCTGTGCAGGAGCGCCTTATAACTGCTGCTGCTACGACTGGTACATTGTTCAGGAAGGGATTGTCGGAGACAAAGGACAAGGTTTCGGTTGGGAAGATAAAAGTTGAAGAG GTGGCAAAGAAGACTGCCCAAAAAAGCAAAACCATTCTGACTGACATTGAAAGATGGCAGAAG GGTGTTGCAAGCACTGATG TTTTTGGAGTTCCGATTGAAGTTACTGTGCAACGGCAACAATCTAGCAGGCCTATTCCTCATATTTTGGTGAACTGTGCAGATTATCTCATATTATCAG GGCTAAACACACCATATCTGTTTAAAGGCGAGGGAGATAAAAAAGTTATCCAACAATTGATTTCGATGTATAACCAAG ATTCAAATGCATCAATACCAGAGGGTGTAAGTTCAATAGATGTAGCGGCTCTAGTCAAATGTTACCTAGCTACCCTTCCTGAGCCACTAACCACACTTGAGCTTTATAACGAGATCAGAGGTGCTCGTTCTAGCATAAATGCAATGAGAAACACACTGAAGAAGCTTCCTACTGTAAACTACACAACACTGGAATTTATTACTGCACTACTGCTGCGTGTTAGCCAGAAGTCAGTTCTTAACAAG ATGGACACCCAAAGTCTTGCAATGGAGATGGCCCCTGTTATAATTTGGCAGAAGGGTCGGGCACCAGACCTGTATAAAAAGTATTGGAATCAACCATTTAAAGGTCTTTCCAAGAAAAACTCGGATCCAGAGCCTACTTATAGTGCATGGGACATGCTTTCTG ATGAAGGTGATACTGTAGATGATTCCATTCCCTTGGATGATGGAGTGCCTATTGACTTGGGCGCCATCGAGGTTGTTCAGTGTCTCATGGAACATCACAATGCGATTTTCACAGATGCGAACGAAACAGTCTGGAGGTGA
- the LOC133717902 gene encoding putative disease resistance RPP13-like protein 1 has translation MGEAVLGAFLPVLLQKLADPEVIEYFGRVKGVDKKVLEKWTRTLTAIEAVLSDAEEKQLTQRAVKLWLDDLRDLAYDVQDILDTFDTEMLKRRIERQQGSTSNSWISYLSKPKFNFSVNSEIKKISDRLEEITTREKHFGLKKLGVSKKPWKMPPTTSQLDGPVIGRNEAKEKILDDLLSNGEHSTSNFQNFHVVSIVGTGGVGKTTLAKDVFNDAATEQFCPKGWVCVSDDFDLLRLTTAVLQSVTSGDVKESKELNSVQEKLSKELAGKKFLIVLDDVWNTCNYDQWTTLQSAFRVGAVGSKIIVTTRDANVAKMMGDSSPHNLESMSEEDCWKIFVHHALLNNTPQDVALLKEKIVVKCNGLPLAAKTLGGLLRCKTVDEREEILDHKMWNLSNQMGILPALQLSYHYLPSNLKRCFTYCAILPNDYEFGEMQLILLWMAEGLIPQEAEENKQMEDLGRHYFRELVSRSLFQKSSKGNSRYIMHELITDLARWAAGNSCSRLEDMQNYDSSRRRLVRHSSHIPGMYDGIKKFGVYSEAICLRTFLPLSLSLSNYNYLAQRVTSDLLPKLQILATALFESISNNRAAKYNW, from the coding sequence atgGGAGAGGCTGTTCTTGGGGCGTTCCTCCCGGTGCTGCTTCAGAAGTTGGCGGATCCAGAGGTCATCGAGTACTTTGGACGCGTTAAGGGGGTCGACAAAAAGGTGCTGGAGAAATGGACGAGAACGTTGACTGCAATTGAAGCGGTGCTGAGTGATGCGGAGGAGAAGCAACTAACACAAAGAGCAGTGAAACTATGGCTAGATGATCTCAGAGATTTGGCTTACGATGTTCAAGACATATTGGACACATTTGATACTGAAATGCTGAAGCGAAGGATAGAAAGACAACAAGGAAGCACAAGTAATTCATGGATCAGCTACCTCTCTAAACCTAAGTTCAATTTTAGTGTGAACTCAGAAATCAAGAAGATAAGTGATCGACTAGAAGAGATAACTACTCGAGAAAagcattttggtttgaagaAACTTGGAGTGTCTAAAAAGCCATGGAAAATGCCACCCACTACTTCTCAACTAGATGGACCTGTGATCGGAAGGaatgaagcaaaagaaaaaattcttgATGATCTGCTCTCAAATGGCGAACATAGTACCagcaattttcagaattttcatGTGGTTTCCATTGTTGGTACGGGTGGAGTAGGAAAGACAACACTGGCTAAAGATGTATTCAACGACGCTGCAACTGAACAATTTTGCCCAAAGGGATGGGTGTGTGTGTCCGATGACTTCGACCTTCTAAGGTTGACAACTGCAGTTCTTCAATCTGTCACGTCAGGTGATGTGAAGGAATCCAAAGAGCTCAATTCAGTTCAGGAGAAGCTGAGTAAGGAATTGGCTGGCAAAAAGTTTTTAATTGTTCTAGATGATGTCTGGAATACATGCAACTACGATCAATGGACAACATTGCAGTCCGCCTTTCGTGTTGGAGCAGTAGGAAGCAAGATCATTGTGACGACGCGTGATGCGAATGTTGCAAAGATGATGGGAGACAGTAGCCCTCATAACTTGGAGTCGATGTCAGAAGAAGATTGTTGGAAAATCTTTGTCCACCATGCACTCTTAAACAATACACCCCAAGATGTTGCGTTACTGAAGGAGAAAATTGTAGTAAAATGCAATGGATTGCCGTTGGCTGCAAAGACTCTTGGTGGTCTTTTACGTTGTAAAACAGTAGACGAACGGGAAGAAATATTAGACCACAAGATGTGGAATCTATCCAACCAGATGGGCATCCTTCCAGCATTACAGTTGAGCTATCATTATCTCCCCTCGAATTTGAAACGGTGCTTCACCTACTGTGCAATTCTTCCAAATGATTACGAATTTGGGGAGATGCAATTGATCCTTCTGTGGATGGCAGAGGGTTTGATTCCGCAGGAAGCCGAAGAGAATAAACAAATGGAAGATTTGGGCCGTCACTATTTTCGAGAGTTGGTGTCTAGGTCATTATTTCAAAAATCAAGCAAAGGAAACTCGCGATACATAATGCATGAGCTCATTACTGATTTGGCACGTTGGGCTGCAGGAAATTCATGTTCTAGATTGGAGGATATGCAGAATTATGACTCATCGCGACGTAGATTGGTTCGTCATTCGTCTCACATTCCTGGTATGTATGATGGGATTAAAAAGTTTGGGGTCTATTCTGAAGCTATATGTTTGCGGACATTCTTACCACTTTCACTTTCACTTTCAAATTATAATTATCTGGCTCAAAGGGTTACTTCTGATTTATTGCCCAAACTCCAAATACTTGCGACTGCTCTCTTTGAGTCGATATCAAATAACCGAGCTGCCAAATACAATTGGTAA
- the LOC133717903 gene encoding uncharacterized Rho GTPase-activating protein At5g61530 isoform X2: MPSAVSPRWQEKATGFFSTSGVKIKEAGQTAGTFVEEVTKDAKVNVSDMAGRVGSMFKSRWAILQQPSTRQAVQERLITAAATTGTLFRKGLSETKDKVSVGKIKVEEVAKKTAQKSKTILTDIERWQKGVASTDVFGVPIEVTVQRQQSSRPIPHILVNCADYLILSGLNTPYLFKGEGDKKVIQQLISMYNQDSNASIPEGVSSIDVAALVKCYLATLPEPLTTLELYNEIRGARSSINAMRNTLKKLPTVNYTTLEFITALLLRVSQKSVLNKMDTQSLAMEMAPVIIWQKGRAPDLYKKYWNQPFKGLSKKNSDPEPTYSAWDMLSDESDTVDDSIPLDDGVPIDLGAIEVVQCLMEHHNAIFTDANETVWR; this comes from the exons ATGCCTTCGGCTGTTTCGCCGCGGTGGCAAGAGAAGGCTACTGGTTTCTTTTCTACCTCAG GGGTGAAGATTAAGGAAGCTGGACAAACTGCTGGGACATTTGTTGAGGAGGTCACTAAGGATGCTAAAGTTAATGTGTCTGATATGGCAGGACGAGTTGGGTCAATGTTCAAGAGTCGATGGGCAATTCTTCAGCAGCCGTCGACTAGACAAGCTGTGCAGGAGCGCCTTATAACTGCTGCTGCTACGACTGGTACATTGTTCAGGAAGGGATTGTCGGAGACAAAGGACAAGGTTTCGGTTGGGAAGATAAAAGTTGAAGAG GTGGCAAAGAAGACTGCCCAAAAAAGCAAAACCATTCTGACTGACATTGAAAGATGGCAGAAG GGTGTTGCAAGCACTGATG TTTTTGGAGTTCCGATTGAAGTTACTGTGCAACGGCAACAATCTAGCAGGCCTATTCCTCATATTTTGGTGAACTGTGCAGATTATCTCATATTATCAG GGCTAAACACACCATATCTGTTTAAAGGCGAGGGAGATAAAAAAGTTATCCAACAATTGATTTCGATGTATAACCAAG ATTCAAATGCATCAATACCAGAGGGTGTAAGTTCAATAGATGTAGCGGCTCTAGTCAAATGTTACCTAGCTACCCTTCCTGAGCCACTAACCACACTTGAGCTTTATAACGAGATCAGAGGTGCTCGTTCTAGCATAAATGCAATGAGAAACACACTGAAGAAGCTTCCTACTGTAAACTACACAACACTGGAATTTATTACTGCACTACTGCTGCGTGTTAGCCAGAAGTCAGTTCTTAACAAG ATGGACACCCAAAGTCTTGCAATGGAGATGGCCCCTGTTATAATTTGGCAGAAGGGTCGGGCACCAGACCTGTATAAAAAGTATTGGAATCAACCATTTAAAGGTCTTTCCAAGAAAAACTCGGATCCAGAGCCTACTTATAGTGCATGGGACATGCTTTCTG ATGAAAGTGATACTGTAGATGATTCCATTCCCTTGGATGATGGAGTGCCTATTGACTTGGGCGCCATCGAGGTTGTTCAGTGTCTCATGGAACATCACAATGCGATTTTCACAGATGCGAACGAAACAGTCTGGAGGTGA